In Scatophagus argus isolate fScaArg1 chromosome 7, fScaArg1.pri, whole genome shotgun sequence, a genomic segment contains:
- the hsbp1b gene encoding heat shock factor-binding protein 1b, with protein sequence MAETDPKSVQDLTNVVQTLLQQMQDKFQTMSDQIIGRIDEMSTRIDDLEKNIADLMTQAGVEEIEATPEKAKEGQGS encoded by the exons ATGGCTGAAACGGACCCCAAGTCGGTGCAGGACCTTACCAATGTG GTTCAGACTCTGCTGCAACAGATGCAGGACAAGTTCCAGACCATGTCAGACCAGATCATCGGGAGGA TTGATGAAATGAGCACGCGTATTGATGACCTGGAGAAGAACATCGCTGACCTGATGACCCAGGCTGGTGTTGAAGAGATTGAGGCAACACCGGAAAAGGCTAAAGAGGGTCAAGGCTCATAA
- the zgc:173742 gene encoding DNA topoisomerase I, mitochondrial: MGREKDAKGGEGKAKEKATKLKKLSDYDSAGAGGDTIKNSTKSTKSTEKTGNGKSQKKGKTPKTETLESAYSPSESVKQEPVDNDFTAVKKGLKRKRLKDEPTEGPSDSTVTAFSEKKNKQDGAKEESDVEAEKKRSMKRTVKTVKKEEHQEHPVSKKPKRTKEEVEEARQLKIKKKEEEEKSRWRWWEEEKYEDGVKWKFLEHNGPYFPPEYQPLPDNVHFYYDGKKVKLSLAAEEVALFFAQMLDHEYTTKKVFRENFFKDWRREMAHEERSLIKDLDKCDFGEIHAMHKAKVEARRNMTKEEKLALKEANQKIVDEFGYCLLDHHKERIGNFKIEPPGLFRGRGEHPKQGMLKKRIQPEDVIINCSKEARIPVPPAGHHWKEVRHDNTVTWLASWTENIQGSIKYIMLNANSKLKGEKDWEKYEVARKLKSCVDDIRNQYLRDLKSKQMNTRQRAVALYFIDKLALRAGNEKEEGETADTVGCCSLRVEHITLHSQLDGNECVVEFDFLGKDSIRYYNKVPVIKKVFKNLKLFLENKKPGDELFDRLNTSMLNKHLSSLMLGLTAKVFRTYNASITLQQQLKELTNNLDSVAEKLLSYNRANRAVAILCNHQRAPPKTFDQSMANLQAKIEARKEQLALAKTELKQAKKDAKTKGSPDPKLQTLVERKKAAVKRCEEQLLKMEVQATDREENKQIALGTSKLNYLDPRISVAWCKNMEVPVDKIYNKTQREKFAWAIDMTEADFEF, encoded by the exons ATGGGACGAGAGAAGGATGCAAAAGGAGGTGAAggaaaagccaaagaaaaagcAACCAAGCTGAAAAAGCTGAGTGATTATGATAGCGCTGGTGCCGGTGGGGATACGATTAAGAACAG CACAAAGTCAACTAAATCTACAGAGAAAACCGGTAATGGAAAATCACAGAAGAAG GGCAAGACACCTAAGACAGAGACCCTGGAGTCAGCCTACAGTCCCAG CGAGTCGGTTAAACAAGAGCCAGTGGACAACGActttactgcagtgaaaaaagGGTTGAAAAGGAAAAGACTTAAGGATGAGCCCACGGAAGGTCCTTCAGATTCCACTGTTACAGCTTT ctcagagaaaaaaaataagcaagaTGGGGCGAAAGAAGAAAGTGATGTGGAAGCTGAAAAAAAGAGGTCAATGAAAAGAACAGTAAAG ACTGTAAAGAAGGAGGAGCATCAAGAGCATCCCGTCTCCAAAAAACCGAAGAGGACAAAGGAGGAGGTTGAAGAGGCAAGACAGTTGAAGATcaaaaagaaggaggaggaggagaagagtcGCTGGAGATG gtGGGAGGAAGAGAAGTATGAAGATGGGGTGAAATGGAAGTTCCTTGAACACAATGGACCGTACTTCCCTCCAGAGTACCAGCCTCTGCCAGATAATGTTCACTTCTACTATGACG GTAAGAAGGTGAAGCTGAGCCTTGCAGCTGAGGAGGTGGCGTTGTTCTTTGCCCAGATGTTGGACCATGAATACACAACCAAGAAGGTGTTTCGGGAGAACTTCTTTAAAGACTGGAGAAGg gAAATGGCCCATGAAGAGAGGTCACTCATTAAAGATCTTGACAAGTGTGACTTTGGAGAGATCCATGCTATGCATAAAGCCAAGGTGGAGGCCAGGAGAAACATGACCAAGGAAGAGAAACTG gCTTTGAAAGAGGCCAACCAGAAGATCGTGGATGAGTTCGGCTACTGTCTGCTGGACCATCACAAAGAGCGCATAGGCAATTTTAAGATTGAGCCCCCAGGCCTGTTCAGGGGTAGAGGCGAGCATCCCAAACAGGGCATGCTGAAGAAAAGGATCCAACCAGAGGATGTCATCATTAACTGCAGCAA GGAGGCCCGTATCCCTgtgccacctgctggtcacCACTGGAAAGAGGTTCGACATGACAACACGGTGACGTGGCTGGCCAGCTGGACTGAGAACATCCAGGGCTCCATTAAATACATCATGCTCAATGCCAACTCAAAACTCAAG ggagagaaagactgGGAGAAATATGAGGTTGCTCGGAAACTGAAGTCGTGTGTGGACGATATCCGTAACCAGTACCTCCGGGATCTCAAATCTAAACAGATGAACACACGGCAAAGAGCTGTGGCCCTCTACTTCATAGACAAG CTGGCATTGAGAGCTGGtaatgagaaggaggagggtgagACGGCCGACACGGTGGGCTGCTGCTCGCTACGCGTCGAGCACATCACCCTCCACAGTCAACTTGACGGCAACGAGTGTGTGGTGGAATTCGACTTCCTGGGTAAAGACTCCATCCGTTATTACAACAAGGTGCCTGTCATCAAGAAG GTTTTTAAGAATCTTAAGCTGTTCTTGGAGAATAAGAAGCCTGGAGATGAACTCTTTGACCGCCTTAAT ACAAGCATGCTGAACAAGCACTTGAGCTCTCTCATGCTAGGTCTGACTGCCAAGGTCTTCAGGACATACAATGCCTCCATCActttacagcagcagctcaaagaGCTCACAAACA ACTTGGACAGTGTGGCAGAGAAACTGCTGTCCTACAACAGGGCTAACAGAGCTGTTGCTATTCTGTGTAACCACCAGCGGGCACCGCCAAAGACATTTGATCAGTCTATGGCCAACCTTCAAGCCAAG ATTGAGGCTCGAAAGGAACAGCTGGCGCTAGCAAAGACGGAGCTGAAACAGGCCAAGAAGGATGCCAAGACCAAAGGCAGCCCAGATCCCAAGCTGCAGAC GCTGGTGGAGCGGAAGAAGGCAGCAGTCAAGCGTTGTGaagagcagctgctgaagatGGAGGTTCAGGCgactgacagagaagaaaacaaacagattgcTCTGGGTACCTCCAAGCTCAACTACTTGGACCCACGCATAAGCGTGGCTTG GTGTAAGAATATGGAGGTACCTGTAGACAAAATCTACAACAAGACCCAAAGGGAAAAGTTTGCCTGGGCCATCGACATGACAGAGGCAGACTTTGAGTTCTAA